A section of the Glandiceps talaboti chromosome 8, keGlaTala1.1, whole genome shotgun sequence genome encodes:
- the LOC144438780 gene encoding uncharacterized protein LOC144438780, producing MASKLLVIISLSLIWFLGNAVCCPTNCNCNSTIFLVDCTGQNLEAVPTGIPNDTHTLLLQENLIQKLENNSFIELTNLTTLRLDSNQIVNITKGAFTGLGNLKSLSLASNNLISVDGDIFDGLALVTDLNLSRNAIINVEDRAFLSLVTLTKLYLSQNQIPDFTTDTLKGLSNLEALHLNFNAMTTLSKNIFEDLRNLSKLVLSNNNINTIENGAFSGLHSISELYLKSNKLTSLDSGVFEGLESATRLELDFNRIANIAKDAFLTCTNILTLNLQGNLLSAINAEGWNGLQKLQTLQLPANNLTSLKSGDFEGLQSVQLLALDNNQIHAIETGAFNGLDHLQDLSISFNGLAKITSDMLSGLKDIIYTNLAGNNFTDLEDNLFQSCCKNMTTLIMYNNQIAELNVKAFTGLELLDHFDMANNLLKTIPGEIFTTLPALNYFTLTGNPLHCDCNMLAYRAWAVCKNRNMQTPCATPKEYNGTIIENTSLQTFADICANSCHSGSDGGGVSVIGWICICGGCFLVGVLVTVGIGWYSRRKRNVQYNRTF from the coding sequence ATGGCATCAAAACTATTGGTCATTATCTCTTTATCGCTGATCTGGTTCCTTGGCAACGCTGTTTGCTGCCCCACCAACTGCAACTGTAATTCTACCATCTTTCTAGTCGACTGCACCGGACAGAATCTTGAGGCGGTACCTACTGGGATCCCTAACGACACACATACATTGCTTCTACAGGAGAACTTGATACAAAAGTTGGAGAATAATTCCTTCATTGAACTGACAAATCTGACTACTCTACGTCTGGACTCGAATCAGATAGTCAACATAACTAAAGGTGCATTTACTGGGCTGGGGAACTTGAAAAGTCTGAGTTTAGCCAGTAACAACCTAATTTCAGTTGACGGGGATATTTTTGACGGCCTTGCTTTAGTTACCGATCTCAATTTATCCAGAAACGCCATTATTAATGTTGAAGACAGGGCTTTTCTGAGTCTTGTAACTTTGACAAAACTTTACTTGAGTCAAAACCAAATTCCAGATTTTACCACCGATACTCTCAAGGGTTTGTCAAACCTCGAAGCTCTGCATCTAAATTTTAACGCAATGACAACCTTGAGCAAAAACATTTTCGAAGACTTGCGTAATCTTTCAAAACTGGTTCTCAGCAATAATAACATTAATACCATAGAAAATGGCGCTTTTAGTGGCCTCCATTCAATTTCGGAGTTGTACCTCAAAAGCAATAAACTGACGTCACTGGACAGCGGTGTGTTCGAGGGACTTGAGTCTGCTACACGATTAGAACTCGATTTCAACAGGATTGCAAACATCGCTAAAGATGCTTTCCTTACGTGCACCAATATCCTTACTTTGAATCTGCAGGGTAACCTATTGAGTGCGATCAACGCCGAAGGTTGGAACGGACTACAGAAGCTCCAAACTCTTCAGCTCCCAGCGAACAATTTAACCTCACTTAAGTCGGGAGATTTCGAAGGACTGCAATCCGTTCAACTACTGGCGTTGGATAACAACCAAATACACGCCATAGAAACCGGAGCCTTTAATGGTTTGGACCATTTGCAAGATCTTTCGATTTCCTTTAATGGTTTAGCAAAAATTACTAGTGATATGCTGAGTGGATTGAAAGATATAATTTATACCAACCTGGCAGGCAATAATTTCACTGACCTCGAGGATAATCTTTTTCAAAGTTGTTGCAAGAATATGACAACACTGATTATGTACAATAACCAAATTGCAGAACTGAACGTCAAAGCCTTCACAGGTTTAGAACTTTTGGACCATTTTGATATGGCCAATAACTTACTGAAAACCATTCCGGGGGAAATATTCACCACCTTGCCAGCACTCAACTATTTTACCCTAACTGGCAACCCCCTGCATTGCGATTGCAACATGCTCGCTTACAGAGCCTGGGCCGTGTGTAAAAACCGGAACATGCAAACACCGTGCGCCACCCCTAAAGAGTACAACGGCACCATTATCGAGAACACATCACTACAAACATTTGCAGACATATGTGCTAATAGCTGTCACTCGGGATCAGATGGGGGAGGAGTGTCCGTCATTGGTTGGATATGCATCTGTGGTGGTTGCTTCCTGGTTGGTGTGCTTGTGACTGTCGGCATCGGCTGGTATTCCCGCAGAAAAAGGAACGTACAATATAACAGAACATTCTGA